In Terriglobia bacterium, a genomic segment contains:
- the hscB gene encoding Fe-S protein assembly co-chaperone HscB: MAAPFTITNPPLVCWSCHDRTLGTHFCSSCGKLVQLRGGIDYFALFEMPRKLWVELPALEKKFLQLSWKLHPDNFVRASEQERELSLQHSSELNDAYRTLRDPVARLEYLLGIEGMRKEGEHKQQAPPELLEEVFELNESLDELREAKATGGDLAALQTRLQAAEKSFQAQLGEVDAQLQSAAREWDAAFDAQADESARKQLLSRMNELLNRRSYIRNLVTNVQKELQ; the protein is encoded by the coding sequence CGACCGCACGCTGGGCACGCACTTCTGCTCGAGCTGCGGCAAGCTGGTGCAGCTGCGCGGGGGAATCGACTACTTCGCGCTCTTTGAGATGCCGCGCAAGCTGTGGGTCGAGCTGCCCGCGCTGGAGAAGAAATTTCTGCAGCTCAGCTGGAAGCTGCATCCGGACAATTTCGTGAGGGCCAGCGAGCAGGAGCGCGAACTCTCGCTCCAGCACAGTTCGGAACTGAACGACGCCTACCGCACGCTGCGCGATCCCGTGGCCCGCCTGGAATATCTGCTGGGCATCGAGGGCATGCGCAAGGAGGGCGAGCACAAGCAGCAGGCCCCGCCCGAGCTGCTCGAAGAGGTTTTCGAGCTGAACGAATCGCTCGATGAGCTGCGCGAAGCCAAGGCTACCGGCGGCGATCTGGCGGCGCTGCAGACGCGGCTGCAGGCCGCGGAAAAGAGTTTTCAGGCCCAGCTCGGGGAAGTGGACGCCCAGCTGCAGAGCGCGGCCCGCGAGTGGGACGCGGCGTTCGACGCCCAAGCGGATGAGTCCGCGCGCAAGCAACTATTGTCCCGGATGAACGAGCTGCTCAACCGCCGTTCCTACATCCGAAATCTGGTCACCAACGTTCAAAAGGAGTTGCAGTAG